GCACCGTCTGCTTAGGGGTTTGCTTCATTCGTGCAGGCGACCGTTGCGCGGGGACACGTGTCCGGCGCACTCCGGGATGCGCGCGGCCGGTCGCACGATGAGCCGGGCCTGGCTACCCCTCGAACAGGGTGTGCAGAAATTGACACAGGCTTCGCCACGTCGTTCGGCGTGCAAGGCCGTCGGTTCGTATTTTGGATCTCCTGCCTCGCACACCTTCTTCTGACGCCGTATGTCCGCGAAGTCGTTCACTGAACCTGAAGTCAACCTGCAACTCGCCCGGGATCACGGGCTAACTGAAGAAGAATACGGCTGGATCGTGGACCGACTCGGTCGCACCCCGACCTTCGTCGAACTGGGCATCTATTCCGTCATGTGGAGCGAGCACTGCTCGTACAAGAACTCGATCGCGGAACTCAAGAAATTACCCCGTGAAGGCGGCCGGATGCTGGTCGGCGCGGGAGAGGAAAATGCCGGCCTGATCGATATCGGCGACGGGATGGGGGTGGCGTTCAAAATCGAATCCCACAATCACCCTTCCGCCGTCGAGCCCTACCAGGGCGCCGCGACGGGGGTCGGAGGCATCCAGCGCGACATCTTCACCATGGGCGCCCGGCCTATCTGCTCGCTCAATTCGCTGCGTTTTGGCTCGTTGGAGCAGCCCCGCGTCCGGTATCTGCTCGATGGCGTCGTTCGCGGTATCGGCGATTACGGCAATTCTTTCGGGGTGCCGACCGTCGCCGGCGAAGTGTACTTCGATCCCTCCTACGAAGGCAATCCCCTCGTCAACGCGATGAGCGTCGGCATTGTCAAGGTCGGGGAGACCGTTTCGGCGATAGCCAGCGGTGTCGGGAATCCTGTCTTTATCGTCGGATCCTCGACGGGGCGGGACGGCATCCATGGCGCCACCTTCGCCTCCGAGGAGATTTCCGAAGCGAGTGAAGCCAAACGCCCCAGCGTGCAGGTCGGAGACCCCTTCACGGAGAAACTCCTCCTCGAGGCGACGCTGGAGGTCATACAGAGCGGCGTGGTGGTCGGCATGCAGGATATGGGCGCGGCGGGCATCACGTGCTCGACGTGCGAAATGAGCGCCAAGGGAGAAAGCGGCATGGTGCTGAATCTGGAGCGCGTACCCATGCGCGAGACCGGGATGACGCCTTACGAGGTGCTGCTTTCCGAGAGCCAGGAACGCATGCTGGTAGTCTGCGAAAAAGGCAAGGAAGCCACGCTGCTGGCCGTTTTTGAGAAATGGGACCTGCATGCCGAGCAGATCGGCACGGTCACGGACGACGGCCGCGTGAAGGTATACTGGCACGGCGATCTGGTGGCCGATGTCCCGGCCGAGCACCTGGTGCTCGGAGGCGGAGCGCCTGTTTATATCCGTGAGACGCGCCGGCCCAGCTATCTGGATCGCGTGGCCGGTTTCGATCTCCACACGTTTCCCGATCTGCGTCCTGAACACGCGAACGACGTGCTGATCCAGCTGGTCGGGGCGCCCAATATCGCCTCCAAACGCTGGATATTCGAGCAGTACGATACGACGGTTCGGACCAACACCGTCGTGGGACCGGGGCCCAGCGATGCCGCCGTGGTGCGGATCAAGGGCACCGACCGAGGCCTTGCGGTCAAGACGGACTGCAACGGACGCTTTGTTTACCTGAACCCGCGTCGCGGAGGCCAGATCGCCGTATCGGAGGCCGCGCGCAACGTGGTCTGCGCCGGCGGCGAGCCGCTGGCCATCACAAACTGCCTCAA
The genomic region above belongs to Rhodothermales bacterium and contains:
- the purL gene encoding phosphoribosylformylglycinamidine synthase subunit PurL; the protein is MSAKSFTEPEVNLQLARDHGLTEEEYGWIVDRLGRTPTFVELGIYSVMWSEHCSYKNSIAELKKLPREGGRMLVGAGEENAGLIDIGDGMGVAFKIESHNHPSAVEPYQGAATGVGGIQRDIFTMGARPICSLNSLRFGSLEQPRVRYLLDGVVRGIGDYGNSFGVPTVAGEVYFDPSYEGNPLVNAMSVGIVKVGETVSAIASGVGNPVFIVGSSTGRDGIHGATFASEEISEASEAKRPSVQVGDPFTEKLLLEATLEVIQSGVVVGMQDMGAAGITCSTCEMSAKGESGMVLNLERVPMRETGMTPYEVLLSESQERMLVVCEKGKEATLLAVFEKWDLHAEQIGTVTDDGRVKVYWHGDLVADVPAEHLVLGGGAPVYIRETRRPSYLDRVAGFDLHTFPDLRPEHANDVLIQLVGAPNIASKRWIFEQYDTTVRTNTVVGPGPSDAAVVRIKGTDRGLAVKTDCNGRFVYLNPRRGGQIAVSEAARNVVCAGGEPLAITNCLNFGNPYKPEVYWVFKEALAGMGDACRAFDTPVTGGNVSFYNENPESAVFPTPTIGMVGLVEDVDRDTTTVPFKAAGDVVYLLTPRRWRHRNDIGGSEYLSWVHRRTEGDAPHLDLDEEKAVQKAMLAMIRAGLVESAHDVSDGGLAVCLAESTLHAAGLGADIDLQTEDGIRIDALLFGEAQSRIVLTAHAADEEKLGQIA